From a single Ensifer adhaerens genomic region:
- a CDS encoding ferredoxin, giving the protein METDACLASATMETDQTAPARTFTIQLERPDGSWTFEAPSDEYLLYALIDHGIESPFICEQGWCLACAAKLVSGVVDDCDALTRYPEDREGGFLLLCSALPRSDLVLVQDIRETRREMTQHRIGLNQLARAYPPGQRAGFRRGRRKPPAEA; this is encoded by the coding sequence ATGGAGACGGACGCCTGCCTTGCGAGCGCCACCATGGAAACCGATCAGACCGCACCCGCGCGGACCTTCACGATCCAGCTCGAGCGTCCCGATGGATCATGGACCTTTGAGGCTCCATCGGACGAATATCTTCTCTACGCCCTGATCGATCACGGCATAGAGAGCCCTTTCATCTGCGAACAGGGCTGGTGTCTTGCCTGCGCCGCCAAACTCGTCTCGGGCGTTGTCGATGACTGCGATGCCCTGACCCGCTATCCGGAAGACAGGGAGGGAGGCTTCCTGCTTCTCTGCTCCGCCCTCCCGCGGAGCGACCTCGTTCTTGTCCAGGACATTCGCGAAACTCGTCGCGAGATGACCCAGCATCGCATCGGCCTCAACCAGCTCGCCCGCGCGTATCCGCCAGGTCAACGCGCGGGGTTCAGAAGAGGCCGACGAAAGCCACCCGCCGAAGCCTGA
- a CDS encoding toluene monooxygenase electron transfer component, translating to MTFHVTIEPDGRHFDTLSGETLLEAARRNGVALPYECGWGHCGSCKVTVVEGQTDLMFPAAPALTPRDQKLNRTVACQAMACSDLVIKLSPGEPQPPAIPARRQEAELIAVEELAPEIRRFTLRPEGGADFLPGQYAILHLGERLRRAYSMCNLPDGETLQVISKRYPGGAGSNALAELRPGDRLVLEAPFGTCTLKPRPGRKIFIAGGTGISPILSLVRQAARDKVDFAAPVDVVYCARRAVDLAAGDELEEAVARVPGSFYIPCVEEETSMPGHAIGRALDVLASLAYDPAATEFYVAGPPVMVNAVKSYLKEAGVAITRIHYDSFG from the coding sequence ATGACATTTCATGTGACCATAGAGCCGGATGGCCGGCACTTCGATACGTTATCCGGCGAAACATTGCTGGAGGCGGCGCGGCGTAATGGTGTCGCGCTGCCGTACGAATGCGGCTGGGGCCATTGCGGAAGCTGCAAGGTGACGGTGGTCGAGGGCCAGACGGACCTCATGTTTCCCGCCGCTCCGGCTTTGACGCCGCGAGACCAGAAGCTCAACCGCACGGTTGCCTGTCAGGCGATGGCCTGCAGCGATCTCGTCATCAAGCTTTCTCCGGGCGAGCCGCAGCCGCCGGCCATTCCCGCCCGCAGGCAGGAGGCGGAGCTGATCGCCGTCGAAGAGCTTGCGCCGGAGATCCGCCGTTTCACCTTGCGTCCGGAAGGTGGGGCGGATTTCCTGCCAGGCCAATATGCGATCCTGCATCTCGGCGAGCGGCTGCGTCGGGCCTATTCCATGTGCAACCTTCCCGACGGGGAGACCTTGCAGGTCATCTCGAAGCGCTATCCCGGCGGGGCGGGCTCGAATGCGCTGGCGGAGCTTCGCCCCGGCGACCGGCTGGTGCTGGAAGCCCCATTCGGCACATGCACGCTGAAGCCGCGCCCCGGCCGCAAGATCTTCATCGCCGGCGGCACCGGCATCTCGCCGATCCTGTCGCTGGTGCGGCAGGCGGCGCGTGACAAGGTGGACTTTGCCGCGCCCGTCGATGTGGTCTATTGCGCGCGGCGGGCCGTCGATCTCGCTGCCGGCGACGAGCTGGAAGAGGCGGTCGCGCGCGTTCCAGGCTCTTTTTACATTCCCTGTGTCGAGGAGGAGACCAGCATGCCGGGCCATGCGATCGGCCGTGCCCTCGATGTGCTGGCCTCGCTCGCCTACGATCCAGCGGCGACCGAATTCTACGTCGCCGGCCCGCCGGTCATGGTCAATGCGGTGAAATCCTATCTGAAGGAGGCGGGCGTTGCGATCACCCGCATTCACTATGACAGCTTTGGCTAG
- a CDS encoding toluene monooxygenase system protein D encodes MTQEATLKLVGPIIRGVDDDIINAVIDAAEEDNPDRQIYVEDRSGYVRVQAEKEFVLTQRTMVEKLGRPFRLSELEPSLVSFAGRLTTLDDKWEWALKG; translated from the coding sequence ATGACGCAAGAAGCCACGTTGAAACTCGTCGGTCCGATCATCCGGGGTGTAGACGACGATATCATCAACGCCGTGATCGACGCGGCGGAAGAGGATAATCCGGATCGCCAGATCTATGTCGAGGACCGCTCGGGCTATGTCCGGGTGCAGGCGGAAAAGGAATTCGTGCTCACCCAACGCACCATGGTCGAAAAACTCGGCCGGCCGTTCCGGCTGTCCGAACTGGAGCCCAGCCTTGTCTCCTTCGCCGGGCGTCTGACGACGCTGGACGACAAATGGGAATGGGCGCTGAAGGGCTGA
- a CDS encoding HpcH/HpaI aldolase/citrate lyase family protein, whose translation MQELSYGAQTLLIPMIESRDAAETMVRAIHYPPHGVRGVGAALERASRFNRIPDYLQTANDEICLLLQIESRPGLAALDDIASVEGVDGVFIGPADLAADMGYLGKPGAPEVQAAVEKAIARILSHGNAAGIPTADLTLAGRYVDLGATFVAIGNDLTLFANATTKLLNDFNARSRQSNPLRQEMSTDTQAVGLPLRSGASRHIRVP comes from the coding sequence ATGCAGGAGCTAAGCTATGGCGCGCAGACCCTTTTGATCCCGATGATAGAAAGCAGGGACGCTGCTGAAACCATGGTTCGCGCCATCCACTATCCGCCCCACGGCGTGCGTGGTGTGGGTGCCGCCCTGGAGCGCGCCTCTCGCTTCAACCGCATCCCTGACTATCTGCAGACAGCCAACGACGAAATTTGTCTCCTGCTGCAAATCGAAAGCAGGCCAGGCTTGGCCGCGCTGGATGACATTGCATCGGTCGAGGGCGTCGACGGTGTCTTCATCGGGCCGGCCGACCTCGCTGCCGACATGGGCTATCTCGGAAAACCCGGTGCTCCGGAAGTTCAGGCCGCAGTGGAAAAGGCCATCGCGCGTATCCTCTCGCACGGGAACGCCGCAGGAATCCCGACGGCGGACCTCACACTGGCCGGCCGCTATGTCGATCTGGGTGCGACATTCGTGGCCATTGGCAATGACCTGACCTTGTTCGCCAATGCGACGACGAAGCTGCTCAACGACTTTAACGCCCGCTCCCGGCAATCCAATCCGCTCCGGCAGGAAATGTCTACTGACACGCAAGCCGTTGGCCTGCCCTTGCGGAGCGGGGCGAGCCGGCACATCCGTGTGCCATAG
- a CDS encoding toluene monooxygenase system protein B: MAMVPLQAAFHGDFLVQLIPVDDEDDMATVAAKIAHHAVNLRVAERNLPMAVWFNDRQLPASMKFSESGIGPMDYVEAGYVE; the protein is encoded by the coding sequence ATGGCAATGGTCCCATTGCAGGCCGCCTTTCACGGCGATTTTCTGGTGCAGCTCATCCCCGTCGATGACGAAGACGACATGGCGACAGTCGCCGCCAAGATCGCCCATCACGCCGTCAACCTGCGCGTGGCCGAACGCAACCTGCCGATGGCCGTCTGGTTCAACGACAGGCAGTTGCCCGCGTCGATGAAGTTCTCGGAAAGCGGCATCGGTCCCATGGATTACGTTGAGGCCGGCTATGTCGAATGA
- a CDS encoding toluene monooxygenase system protein A, translating to MPKLQRHDYYDVARDMNWDFTYVSDREVFPEELSKSFGIENTKWWGWDEPYKLTYREYVHNQAGKDAGIYSIRSTIARSDMYDKLDEGWKSAVKAHYGAIPVPEYLASIGEARMARFGRAAAWRNMASFGTLDECRHGQAQIYFPYCLTDKDPQMDWAHKTVHTNEWAAIAARSLFDDMFTANDAVSTAIQLTFTFETGFTNLQFLGMSADALHVGDIEFGALISSIQTDEARHSQQGEPTLKILIENGKKAEAQKLVDQMFWRSWRIFGLLTGFSMDYYTPLEHRTMSFKEFMTEWICRQFVDQFKDLGMDLPWYWEEHFLPELEWYHHAQHLGVWFWRPTVWWNPDAGVSADERDWLEMKYPGWNDRFGKYWDVITENVRAGRIEKTYPETLPMVCNCCQLPVTGRSVGKKPFMLNYKGRRVTFCSEGCEWVWKSQPERYDTHLSVVDRFLAGHIQPPNLEGALKYMSITPEVAGNDADNYAWARQMRMAAE from the coding sequence ATGCCTAAATTGCAACGTCACGATTATTACGATGTCGCGCGCGACATGAACTGGGACTTCACCTATGTCTCGGACAGGGAAGTGTTTCCCGAAGAACTGTCCAAGAGCTTCGGCATCGAGAACACCAAGTGGTGGGGCTGGGATGAGCCTTACAAGCTGACCTACCGCGAATATGTCCACAACCAGGCCGGCAAGGACGCGGGCATCTATTCGATCCGCTCGACGATCGCCCGCTCCGACATGTATGACAAGCTGGACGAGGGCTGGAAGTCGGCGGTGAAAGCCCATTACGGCGCGATCCCGGTTCCGGAATATCTCGCCTCCATCGGCGAGGCCCGCATGGCCCGCTTCGGGCGCGCTGCGGCCTGGCGCAACATGGCGAGCTTCGGCACGCTGGACGAATGCCGCCACGGCCAGGCGCAGATCTATTTCCCCTATTGCCTGACCGACAAGGACCCGCAGATGGACTGGGCCCACAAGACGGTCCACACCAATGAATGGGCCGCCATTGCCGCGCGCAGCCTGTTCGACGACATGTTCACCGCCAATGACGCCGTCTCGACCGCCATCCAGCTGACCTTCACCTTCGAGACCGGCTTTACCAACCTGCAATTCCTCGGCATGTCAGCGGATGCGCTGCATGTCGGCGATATCGAATTCGGCGCGCTGATCTCCTCGATCCAGACCGACGAGGCGCGCCATTCGCAACAGGGCGAGCCGACGCTGAAGATCCTGATCGAAAACGGCAAGAAGGCCGAGGCGCAGAAACTGGTCGACCAGATGTTCTGGCGCTCCTGGCGCATCTTCGGTCTGCTCACCGGCTTCTCGATGGACTATTACACGCCGCTGGAACACCGGACCATGAGCTTCAAGGAGTTCATGACCGAGTGGATCTGCCGCCAGTTCGTCGATCAGTTCAAGGATCTCGGCATGGATCTTCCCTGGTATTGGGAAGAGCATTTCCTGCCGGAACTCGAATGGTATCACCATGCTCAGCATCTCGGCGTCTGGTTCTGGCGTCCGACCGTCTGGTGGAACCCGGATGCCGGCGTCTCCGCCGACGAGCGCGACTGGCTTGAGATGAAATATCCGGGCTGGAACGACCGCTTCGGCAAATATTGGGACGTCATCACCGAAAACGTCCGCGCCGGCCGGATCGAGAAGACCTATCCCGAAACCCTGCCGATGGTCTGCAATTGCTGCCAGCTGCCGGTCACCGGCCGCTCGGTCGGCAAGAAGCCCTTCATGCTCAATTACAAGGGCCGCCGGGTGACCTTCTGTTCGGAAGGCTGCGAATGGGTCTGGAAGAGCCAGCCGGAACGCTACGACACGCATCTCTCCGTTGTCGATCGTTTCCTGGCCGGCCATATCCAGCCGCCGAACCTCGAAGGTGCACTCAAATACATGAGCATCACGCCGGAGGTCGCCGGCAATGATGCCGACAATTATGCCTGGGCGCGGCAGATGCGCATGGCGGCTGAGTAA
- a CDS encoding 2-keto-4-pentenoate hydratase/2-oxohepta-3-ene-1,7-dioic acid hydratase (catechol pathway) has product MRLSTVKLAGRTTWGVIQGDDFHDVGAVLASRHVDLKAAVTEGLAGVAEAVASATKTPIAEVEWLPVIPNPDKIICVGLNYEMHRKETGRSEVQHPTIFGRYANSQIGHLAPIVRPKVSTHLDYEGELAVIIGKPGRYISRDAAMEHVAGYACYNDGSIRDFQYHTHQFTPGKNFPDTGAFGPWMMTADELGPLPDLRLQTRLNGQIVQDATFGQMIFDIAHQIEYCSSFTRLEAGDVIVSGTPGGVGAKRTPPLWMKPGDVVEVEIDRLGVLRNTIVDE; this is encoded by the coding sequence ATGAGACTTTCCACCGTCAAGCTCGCGGGCCGCACCACATGGGGCGTCATCCAGGGGGATGACTTTCATGATGTCGGGGCCGTGCTGGCGTCTCGCCATGTCGATCTGAAGGCTGCGGTGACGGAAGGGCTGGCAGGCGTTGCGGAGGCGGTGGCCTCGGCTACAAAAACACCGATCGCCGAGGTCGAATGGCTGCCCGTCATTCCGAACCCGGACAAGATCATCTGCGTCGGCCTGAACTACGAAATGCACCGCAAGGAGACCGGCCGCTCGGAGGTCCAGCATCCCACCATTTTCGGGCGCTACGCAAATAGCCAGATCGGTCATCTTGCCCCCATCGTGCGTCCGAAAGTATCGACTCATCTCGACTACGAGGGCGAACTGGCTGTCATCATCGGCAAGCCGGGACGTTACATCTCGCGCGATGCGGCGATGGAGCATGTCGCCGGCTATGCATGCTACAATGATGGCAGCATCCGTGACTTCCAGTACCACACGCATCAGTTCACACCGGGCAAGAATTTCCCCGATACAGGCGCCTTCGGCCCCTGGATGATGACAGCGGACGAACTTGGACCCTTGCCGGACCTGCGCCTGCAGACCCGCCTCAACGGTCAGATCGTCCAGGATGCGACATTCGGCCAGATGATTTTCGATATCGCGCATCAGATCGAATACTGCTCCAGCTTCACCCGCCTCGAAGCGGGCGATGTCATCGTCAGCGGAACACCGGGCGGCGTGGGCGCGAAGCGCACGCCTCCTCTGTGGATGAAGCCGGGTGATGTTGTCGAAGTGGAGATCGATCGGCTGGGTGTGCTTCGAAATACGATTGTCGACGAGTAG
- a CDS encoding toluene monooxygenase system protein E codes for MAVAKSQGRQRKQPWSLWTERRVPSEYEAVTFKFHNHFRNEPAPFELSEDWSINVFYRTNRENSPLVASVDDWEGYRDVRAYTYRRFVEEQKDREVYCDNLIDEFEARGHYEKLSPEWLDFLRDFYLPVRFPGHAGQMSAVYIGQMAPSAFVTNTFYFQMANEMRRVQRQAYLAQVLAMDTGRPELAETERARATWTRVPEWQGLRELVEKQLIAYDFTEAFASRQLVLRPIFDHLFNTELAQIAERNGDGLLSMLHADFRTYDQSYAAENTKGFVAYATAKAETNRSLLKDTAAGWQALGEKAAKGIAEGFAKAAGADSAEDIARRTIDAQQKLLADCGL; via the coding sequence ATGGCAGTCGCAAAATCGCAAGGCCGGCAGCGCAAGCAGCCCTGGAGCCTCTGGACCGAACGGCGCGTGCCCTCGGAATACGAGGCCGTGACCTTCAAGTTCCACAACCACTTCCGCAATGAGCCCGCACCCTTCGAGCTCTCGGAAGACTGGAGCATCAACGTCTTCTACCGCACCAACCGTGAAAACTCCCCGCTCGTCGCCTCTGTCGACGACTGGGAAGGCTATCGCGACGTGCGCGCCTATACCTATCGCCGCTTCGTCGAGGAGCAAAAGGATCGCGAGGTCTATTGCGACAACCTGATCGACGAGTTCGAGGCGCGCGGCCATTACGAGAAGCTGAGCCCGGAATGGCTGGACTTCCTGCGCGACTTTTATCTGCCGGTCCGTTTCCCCGGCCATGCCGGCCAGATGAGCGCCGTCTATATCGGCCAAATGGCGCCCTCCGCTTTCGTCACCAACACCTTCTATTTCCAGATGGCGAACGAGATGCGTCGCGTCCAGCGCCAGGCCTATCTGGCGCAGGTTCTGGCCATGGATACCGGCCGGCCGGAACTCGCCGAGACCGAGCGCGCGCGGGCAACCTGGACTCGAGTGCCCGAATGGCAGGGGCTTCGCGAACTCGTTGAAAAGCAACTGATCGCCTATGACTTCACCGAAGCCTTCGCCTCGCGCCAGCTCGTGCTGAGACCGATCTTCGATCACCTGTTCAACACGGAACTCGCGCAGATCGCCGAGCGCAACGGCGATGGGTTGCTCTCCATGCTCCACGCCGATTTCCGCACCTATGACCAGAGCTATGCGGCGGAAAACACCAAGGGATTCGTCGCTTACGCAACGGCCAAGGCGGAGACGAACCGCAGCCTCCTGAAGGACACTGCCGCCGGCTGGCAAGCGCTTGGGGAGAAGGCCGCGAAGGGCATCGCGGAAGGCTTTGCCAAGGCAGCTGGCGCGGACTCGGCCGAGGACATCGCCCGCCGCACCATAGATGCGCAGCAGAAATTGCTGGCCGATTGTGGCCTCTGA
- a CDS encoding toluene monooxygenase system ferredoxin subunit — translation MSNDDLNWVKATTLDDLWEGDFVDAEVDGEQVIIIHMPGGRIRAYQGMCPHQEILLADGKIDFDASTITCSAHEWEFSMETGKGINPSGCRLFHYDVKLEGDDVLIGVPTDGRLRRLRHEAEEV, via the coding sequence ATGTCGAATGACGATCTGAACTGGGTGAAAGCCACGACGCTGGACGACCTCTGGGAAGGCGATTTCGTCGATGCGGAGGTCGACGGCGAACAGGTCATCATCATCCACATGCCGGGTGGGCGCATCCGCGCCTATCAGGGCATGTGTCCGCATCAGGAGATCCTGCTGGCGGACGGCAAGATCGATTTCGATGCCAGCACGATCACCTGTTCGGCCCACGAGTGGGAATTCAGCATGGAGACCGGCAAGGGCATCAATCCCTCCGGCTGCCGCCTGTTCCACTACGACGTCAAACTGGAGGGCGACGATGTTCTCATTGGCGTGCCGACAGACGGGCGGCTGCGCCGCCTGCGCCACGAAGCAGAAGAAGTTTAG